From the genome of Torulaspora globosa chromosome 2, complete sequence, one region includes:
- the RIM15 gene encoding protein kinase RIM15 (ancestral locus Anc_8.34): protein MDNPSGEDQGSLLLRTKSSTSSRSTTSSNYDRYLQLATEKNPVMLLELDQDGTIRYLSELWDKIVGPRSTSQISELIVGSEQDKHVFHRAMEMMLSNENVSYTVTFNVLTSDKNEDKDADYELDTTNENDDNNDNGRTDVAIEEDNIMTLEACGILLRDNSTQLFTHSMWTVKPFQPFLVENELEVTLPPDLIKRLGFGATIFAEYLKAIEFDQILYETNLPSPKMELCRVCETFVPAWWLEAHSRNCICEHRIDSFLHLLHDNLVEQLALLQSESLTEYKSLPINMRSRTTERIVAQLQELCEIAIDINQSEMRVHQNEDISTEALLANPMNLTQSTSMGAYDFSPNSKWNIENVQNWQLSMKEELSQDEGLNLLVSDTVDLAKKKVDAILRLDNAMTYSLRIKNEVNNWVLQLILLQIENNRMNAGLYTDYDGKELGIISEENSGGHKNSVLDDEKLPSASSCAISDTVIEQSSSARTAEPALSAISNVKIASPQPHRVQQSEIFAPSYLVNDQIAETSSKDTTIRHTQRQGRRNGEHDLGTGHSGSLSRSLTPKQRIESHPSQSPSGYYSLESKKDEQVDGEIVENSESSQSSLPALISNRQHTTGSSIVPKLKSTISLTPGRNSPLPHSLTAAQMSRKSSSTKLNQERSPIVSPFASAKDYLTPEQHPNLLSIPKQPLSPLLLATNQLKNSTPSIRDYDILKPISKGAYGSVYLSRKKLTGEYFAIKVLKKSDMIAKNQITNVKSERAIMMVQSDKPYVARLFASFQNKDNLFLVMEYLPGGDLAALIKMMGSLPSEWTKQYISEVIVGVEDMHQLGIIHHDLKPDNLLIDSNGHVKLTDFGLSRAGLVRRHQHNPPSTRLSLSSSYGISGSPIESKNVTGHNRKRSSTSTNCSNHSGSKVPPRSRQNSIKQENIEAHCSPHILKEGSYEKPPIDSPANFHLSNEISALHRSDSQMSFSFMNPSRSTTPTPPLVGSFQGRSGSTDMPVDLSTPSDLALFNPDDSRQEMNFFGTPDYLAPETIEGTGEDDTCDWWSVGCILFELIFGYPPFHASSPEKVFTNILSGVIEWPDFSSPEDKLAFESSHAKDLIERLLVVDPSKRLGFNGAQEIKDHPYFKDVDWENVYEEEASFVPAVEHPEDTDYFDLRGAILEDFGDEDDVPSAPLPSADAPTGFGQLLYADENIKKTPSTASSNNPVSIVNTPVNKLSISSVLESVSPENSSRSSLPVKHMPLAIPPHMRDRRISKLNDSQTEFGSFYFRNLSALDKANKDAINRLKSKHMTDSVGVHRRASSVSYISSSSDSSNCKTRTGKVSATGSPVCGKPTSTSDSPYFGSSSPDLSISIETAGLSRKGSGDNNVQTPASSYFMPWNDESPSSTKIRSPLSPSNVTSPTSPTFAPAASSNSVRTRLTTKCSSQRTSSGDISAEENDRLAAILKVNSLRYRRRSGRKSSASSDLNYRMDVLVCEPIPIHRYRVTKDLESLGCTVVSVGAGDELVSRATSGIKFDLIITALKLPKLGAVDIVKLLKQTNGINATTPVVAVTNYYQEAVNGNVFDDVLEKPVNYDQLRKVAAKYALEKVEKQEDTIVSDSEFSQ from the coding sequence ATGGATAATCCTAGTGGTGAAGACCAGGGCTCGCTCCTGTTGCGTACCAAATCGTCAACATCCAGCCGGTCTACGACTTCTTCGAACTATGATAGATATTTGCAGCTTGCAACTGAAAAGAATCCGGTTATGCTACTGGAATTGGACCAAGATGGCACAATACGGTACCTCTCTGAGCTTTGGGACAAGATTGTGGGTCCAAGAAGCACCTCGCAGATTTCTGAGCTGATCGTAGGTTCGGAGCAAGATAAACATGTGTTCCATAGAGCCATGGAGATGATGCTGTCTAATGAGAACGTGAGCTATACGGTGACTTTCAATGTGCTCACCAGTGACAAGAATGAGGATAAAGACGCGGATTATGAACTAGATACTACTAACGAGAACGATGACAATAACGATAATGGGCGAACGGACGTCGccatcgaggaagataataTTATGACTTTGGAAGCTTGCGGGATCCTGCTTCGCGACAATTCAACACAACTTTTTACGCATTCCATGTGGACGGTCAAACCGTTCCAGCCGTTCCTGGTAGAGAACGAGCTGGAAGTGACGTTGCCGCCGGACCTGATCAAAAGGCTAGGGTTTGGTGCCACTATCTTTGCAGAGTATTTGAAAGCCATAGAGTTCGATCAAATATTATACGAGACAAATCTGCCTTCGCCAAAGATGGAGCTTTGCAGAGTTTGTGAGACCTTTGTGCCGGCGTGGTGGTTGGAAGCTCATTCCCGTAACTGCATCTGCGAACACAGAATTGATTCCTTTCTGCACCTATTACATGACAATTTGGTTGAGCAGCTAGCTCTGCTTCAGAGCGAATCGCTTACCGAGTACAAGAGTTTGCCAATAAATATGCGATCACGCACTACCGAGAGGATCGTGGCACAACTCCAGGAACTCTGTGAGATTGCCATTGACATAAATCAAAGCGAAATGCGTGTTCATCAAAATGAAGACATCTCCACGGAAGCCTTACTAGCTAATCCAATGAACTTGACCCAAAGCACCTCTATGGGAGCTTACGatttttcaccaaattCTAAATGGAATATAGAAAATGTTCAAAATTGGCAATTGTCTatgaaagaagaattaAGCCAGGACGAAGGACTAAATTTATTGGTCTCAGATACCGTTGACCTCGCCAAGAAAAAGGTCGACGCTATTTTGAGACTGGATAATGCGATGACGTACTCTCTAAGAATAAAAAATGAAGTCAATAATTGGGTTTTACAACTCATTCTGCTCCAAATTGAGAATAACAGGATGAACGCTGGTCTTTATACTGATTATGACGGAAAAGAACTCGGTATCATTAGTGAGGAGAATTCTGGTGGTCATAAGAACTCAGtacttgatgatgaaaaattaccatctgcttcatcttgtgCAATCAGTGACACTGTGATCGAACAATCGTCATCGGCGAGGACGGCAGAACCAGCTCTTAGTGCAATTTCAAATGTCAAAATTGCCTCTCCGCAACCACATCGTGTCCAACAAAGTGAGATCTTTGCTCCTTCATATCTGGTGAATGATCAGATTGCAGAAACAAGCTCCAAGGATACAACAATCCGACACACCCAAAGACAAGGACGAAGAAATGGGGAACATGACTTAGGTACAGGTCATAGCGGTTCGCTTTCTAGATCTTTAACACCAAAGCAAAGGATTGAAAGTCATCCCTCTCAGTCCCCAAGCGGATATTATAGCCTGGAGTCCAAGAAAGACGAACAGGTCGATGGCGAGATTGTTGAGAATTCAGAATCCAGTCAAAGCTCTCTTCCGGCACTTATTTCCAACAGACAGCACACTACTGGCTCTTCAATAGTGCCGAAGTTAAAATCGACGATCTCTCTTACTCCTGGGAGAAACTCACCTCTGCCTCACTCGTTAACTGCTGCTCAAATGTCCCGAAAGAGTAGCAGCACCAAGCTTAACCAAGAAAGATCACCCATTGTGTCACCATTTGCTTCAGCCAAAGATTATTTAACTCCCGAGCAGCATCCTAACTTGTTGAGCATACCCAAGCAGCCACTTTCTCCATTGCTACTTGCTACCAACCAATTAAAAAACTCTACCCCCAGTATAAGAGATTACGATATTCTCAAACCAATAAGCAAAGGCGCTTATGGTAGTGTCTATCTCTCTCGCAAGAAACTTACCGGTGAGTACTTTGCAATCAAAGTACTGAAAAAGTCGGATATGATTGCAAAGAATCAAATTACGAATGTTAAATCTGAGCGAGCAATTATGATGGTCCAAAGCGATAAACCGTACGTTGCTCGGCTTTTTGCATCCTTCCAAAACAAAGATAACCTTTTCCTGGTAATGGAATATCTGCCTGGCGGTGATCTTGCTGCACTTATTAAAATGATGGGAAGCTTACCTAGCGAATGGACTAAGCAATACATTAGCGAAGTAATTGTTGGAGTTGAGGACATGCATCAGCTTGGAATCATTCATCATGATTTGAAGCCGGACAATTTATTAATCGACAGTAACGGACATGTTAAGCTGACTGATTTCGGTCTGTCCAGAGCCGGTCTGGTTCGCAGGCATCAACACAATCCACCTTCGACCCGATTGAGTCTTTCATCCAGTTATGGCATCTCTGGAAGCCCTATTGAGTCCAAAAATGTCACCGGTCACAATCGAAAGAGAAGTAGCACATCCACAAATTGCAGCAATCACAGCGGTAGCAAAGTGCCACCACGCAGTAGACAGAATTCCATCAAGCAGGAGAATATAGAAGCGCATTGCTCGCCTCATATTCTGAAAGAAGGCTCTTATGAGAAGCCTCCTATCGATTCACCCGCCAACTTTCACCTTAGCAACGAAATATCTGCTTTACATCGCAGTGATTCTCAGATGTCGTTTTCTTTCATGAACCCGTCACGATCCACCACACCAACCCCGCCACTGGTTGGTTCTTTTCAGGGTCGAAGTGGCTCGACAGATATGCCTGTTGATCTAAGCACACCGAGCGATTTGGCTTTATTCAATCCAGACGATTCCAGGCAAGAAATGAATTTTTTTGGAACACCAGACTACCTTGCTCCTGAGACCATCGAAGGTACAGGCGAGGATGATACCTGCGATTGGTGGTCTGTTGGATGTATATTATTCGAGCTGATTTTCGGATATCCTCCATTTCATGCTAGTTCGCCAGAGAAGGTGTTTACCAATATTTTATCTGGGGTCATCGAGTGGCCGGACTTCTCGTCCCCTGAGGATAAATTAGCTTTTGAGTCTTCACACGCCAAGGACTTGATAGAGAGGCTATTAGTTGTAGACCCTTCAAAAAGACTTGGCTTCAACGGTGCCCAGGAGATAAAGGATCATCCTTATTTCAAGGACGTGGACTGGGAGAACGTttatgaagaagaagcgtCATTTGTCCCCGCCGTTGAACATCCAGAGGATACCGACTACTTCGATTTAAGAGGGGCCATTCTAGAGGACTTtggtgatgaagatgatgtACCTAGTGCTCCTTTGCCTAGTGCTGACGCACCGACTGGTTTCGGCCAACTTTTATATGCAGAtgaaaacatcaaaaaaACGCCCTCTACTGCTTCCAGCAACAACCCTGTGAGTATTGTCAACACACCTGTCAACAAACTaagcatttcttctgtGCTAGAATCAGTTTCCCCCGAAAATAGCAGCCGTTCATCCTTGCCAGTTAAGCACATGCCTCTGGCGATTCCTCCTCATATGCGCGATCGCAGGATAAGTAAGCTTAATGATTCTCAGACGGAATTTGGGTCATTTTATTTTAGAAATCTGTCTGCCTTGGACAAAGCCAACAAAGATGCTATTAACAGGTTGAAAAGTAAGCACATGACAGACAGCGTTGGGGTCCATCGTCGGGCCTCATCTGTATCGTATATCAGCTCATCGTCTGATAGTTCAAACTGCAAAACCAGAACCGGTAAAGTCTCAGCTACGGGTTCACCCGTTTGCGGTAAGCCTACTAGCACCTCAGACTCTCCCTACTTCGGATCTTCCTCTCCAGATCTTAGTATCAGCATCGAAACGGCCGGATTGTCGAGGAAAGGCAGCGGTGACAACAATGTACAAACTCCAGCTAGCAGCTATTTCATGCCGTGGAACGACGAGTCACCGTCGAGCACCAAGATCCGATCACCGCTTTCGCCCTCCAATGTCACGTCGCCTACTTCTCCTACGTTTGCTCCAGCAGCCTCATCAAACTCCGTACGCACGAGGTTGACGACAAAAtgttcttctcaaagaacCAGCTCTGGCGACatatctgctgaagagaacGATCGTCTAGCAGCCATACTGAAGGTCAACTCGCTACGTTACAGAAGGCGTAGTGGTCGTAAGAGCTCTGCCAGCAGCGACTTAAATTATCGTATGGACGTTTTAGTATGCGAGCCAATTCCGATCCATAGGTACCGTGTTACAAAGGATTTAGAATCATTGGGGTGCACCGTAGTCAGCGTCGGTGCCGGCGACGAGCTAGTCAGCAGAGCGACCAGTGGTATTAAATTTGATCTCATAATAACTGCTCTAAAACTGCCTAAGCTCGGTGCTGTGGACATAGTGAAACTACTCAAGCAAACGAACGGCATTAATGCGACCACCCCAGTGGTCGCTGTGACCAATTactatcaagaagctgtgAACGGTAACGTCTTCGATGACGTCCTCGAGAAACCTGTCAATTATGATCAATTGCGCAAAGTCGCCGCCAAGTACGCCCTCGAAAAGGTCgagaaacaagaagacACTATCGTGAGTGACAGCGAATTCAGCCAGTGA
- the HAC1 gene encoding transcription factor HAC1 (ancestral locus Anc_8.36), whose translation MEQKHLEIPDDFKVTLPPRKRARTKEEKEQRRIERILRNRKAAHHSREKKRMHLQLLEHKCDVMERLLACIGNLDDVVLDEGRELLQEYRSMTSDGEKEEAVPNGQASGCGSGAEDGQSPPQTALTPVSFVNDEEKADQGWDLLLTKSQQLSEPVPVFDESTLAPPLLWLAGNEESSFEFDDWRNPAVITAFTALALR comes from the coding sequence ATGGAACAAAAACATCTAGAGATACCGGACGATTTCAAGGTAACCTTGCCACCAAGAAAGAGGGCCAGGACCaaggaggagaaagaacaaagaagGATCGAGAGGATTCTCCGGAACCGCAAGGCCGCGCACCACAgcagagagaagaagaggatgcATTTGCAACTCCTGGAACACAAATGCGACGTGATGGAGCGGCTTCTGGCGTGTATTGGTAACCTCGACGACGTCGTTCTCGACGAGGGCCGTGAACTGTTACAAGAGTACAGGTCGATGACCAGCGATGGTGAGAAGGAGGAAGCGGTGCCCAACGGGCAAGCCTCGGGCTGCGGGAGCGGCGCTGAGGACGGCCAATCACCACCGCAGACCGCATTGACTCCGGTCAGTTTTGTCAACgacgaagaaaaggcagACCAGGGCTGGGACCTGCTGCTGACGAAGTCGCAGCAACTCAGCGAACCGGTTCCGGTCTTCGACGAGTCAACTTTGGCTCCACCTCTCCTGTGGTTGGCCGGTAACGAGGAGAGCTCATTTGAATTCGACGATTGGCGTAATCCAGCAGTGATTACAGCTTTTACAGCGTTAGCTTTGAGGTGA
- the SHM2 gene encoding glycine hydroxymethyltransferase SHM2 (ancestral locus Anc_8.38): MPYALSESHKKLVSSHLSESDPEVEQIIKDEIDRQKHSVVLIASENFTSTAVFDALGTPMCNKYSEGYPGARYYGGNEHIDRMELLCQKRALEAFNLTPDRWGVNVQTLSGSPANLQVYQALMKPHERLMGLYLPDGGHLSHGYATENRKISAVSTYFESFPYRVDPTTGIIDYDTLEKNAILYRPKVLVAGTSAYCRLIDYKRMREIADKCGAYLMVDMAHISGLIAAGVIPSPFEYADVVTTTTHKSLRGPRGAMIFFRRGVRSVNPKTGKEVLYDLENPINFSVFPGHQGGPHNHTISALATALKQANTQEFKEYQTQVLKNAKVLENEFKKAGYRLVSDGTDSHMVLVSLREQGVDGARTEYVCEKINIALNKNSIPGDKSALVPGGVRIGAPAMTTRGMGEDDFRKIVYYINEAVNFARETQQSLPKEANRLKDFKAKIDEGSDKLAQLKEEIYNWAGEYPLPV; this comes from the coding sequence ATGCCATACGCTTTATCCGAGAGCCACAAGAAATTAGTCTCTTCTCACTTGAGTGAGAGCGATCCTGAGGTTGagcagatcatcaaggatgAAATCGACAGACAAAAGCACTCTGTTGTGTTGATTGCGTCTGAGAACTTTACTTCCACTGCAGTTTTCGATGCTTTGGGAACGCCAATGTGTAACAAGTACTCCGAAGGCTACCCAGGTGCACGTTACTACGGTGGTAACGAGCACATCGACCGTATGGAGTTGCTGTGCCAGAAGAGAGCGTTGGAGGCATTCAACTTGACTCCCGACAGATGGGGCGTTAATGTGCAAACGTTGTCTGGTTCTCCAGCTAATCTGCAAGTGTACCAGGCTTTGATGAAGCCACATGAGAGATTGATGGGTTTGTACTTGCCAGACGGTGGCCACTTGTCGCACGGTTACGCTACCGAAAACAGAAAGATCTCTGCTGTGTCTACCTACTTTGAGTCTTTCCCATACAGAGTCGACCCAACCACCGGTATCATCGACTATGACACCTTGGAGAAGAACGCCATCTTGTACAGACCAAAGGTCTTGGTCGCCGGTACTTCTGCGTACTGTCGTTTGATCGATTACAAGAGAATGAGAGAAATCGCTGACAAGTGCGGTGCCTACTTGATGGTCGACATGGCTCACATTTCCGGTTTGATCGCCGCCGGTGTCATCCCATCTCCTTTCGAATATGCTGACGTTgtcaccaccaccaccCACAAGTCTTTGAGAGGTCCTCGTGGTGCtatgatcttcttcagaagaGGTGTCAGAAGCGTCAACCCAAAGACCGGTAAGGAAGTTCTTTACGACTTGGAGAACCCAATCAACTTCTCTGTCTTCCCTGGCCACCAAGGTGGTCCACACAACCACACCATCTCCGCCTTGGCAactgctttgaagcaagCCAACACCCAGGAATTCAAGGAGTATCAAACTCAAGTGTTGAAAAACGCCAAGGTCTTGGAAAATGAATTCAAGAAGGCAGGCTACAGACTGGTTTCTGACGGTACTGACTCCCACATGGTTTTGGTCTCTCTAAGAGAACAAGGTGTCGACGGCGCTCGTACCGAATACGTTTgtgaaaagatcaacatCGCGTTGAACAAGAACTCCATCCCAGGTGATAAATCTGCTTTGGTGCCAGGTGGTGTTCGTATTGGTGCCCCAGCTATGACCACCAGAGGTATGGGTGAGGATGACTTCCGCAAGATCGTTTACTACATCAACGAGGCAGTTAACTTCGCCAGAGAAACTCAACAATCTTTGCCAAAGGAGGCTAACAGATTGAAGGACTTCAAGGCTAAGATCGACGAAGGTTCTGACAAGTTGGCAcaattgaaggaagaaatttACAACTGGGCTGGTGAATATCCATTGCCTGTGTAA
- the REX2 gene encoding Rex2p (ancestral locus Anc_8.35): MLFCAFTAGTRSFARIQARNLSLYKGRNRYLEKRVMNGFAETKPVSSPLVWIDCEMTGLNHHSDRIIEVCCVVTDGNLEIVQDNCYESVIHYDAKVMESMNEWCIEHHGASGLTKKVLESDKSREQVEQELLQFIKKYVPEPRVGVLAGNSVHMDRLFMLKEFPRVIDHLFYRLVDVSSIMEVCSRHNPALARLAPRKKQTHTAKSDILESIEQLRWYRSHYLKSEQETADFVKERTAQEESSVEPSQEKRVGSPGDVEATVENPEEPEVKKPRKL, translated from the coding sequence ATGCTCTTTTGTGCATTCACCGCGGGTACGAGGTCGTTTGCTAGAATACAAGCCAGGAACTTGAGCTTATACAAGGGACGCAACAGGTACTTAGAGAAACGAGTGATGAACGGGTTCGCAGAGACAAAACCGGTGTCCAGCCCGCTGGTGTGGATAGACTGTGAGATGACCGGTCTGAACCATCACAGCGACAGAATTATAGAGGTGTGCTGCGTTGTGACGGACGGAAATCTTGAGATAGTGCAGGACAACTGCTACGAGAGCGTGATCCACTACGATGCGAAGGTCATGGAGTCGATGAACGAGTGGTGCATCGAGCACCACGGTGCCAGCGGCTTGACCAAGAAGGTGCTTGAGAGTGACAAGTCCCGCGAGCAGGTGGAGCAGGAGTTGCTGcagttcatcaagaaatACGTTCCTGAGCCCCGAGTTGGAGTGCTTGCTGGCAATTCGGTTCATATGGACCGGCTGTTCATGTTGAAGGAGTTTCCCAGAGTGATAGACCACCTTTTCTACCGTCTGGTCGACGTGAGTTCCATCATGGAGGTGTGTTCGAGACACAACCCTGCGTTGGCCCGCTTGGCGCccagaaagaagcagacTCACACGGCCAAGAGCGACATACTCGAGAGCATCGAGCAGTTGCGATGGTACAGAAGCCACTATCTCAAGAGCGAACAAGAGACCGCTGATTTCGTGAAGGAGCGTACTgcccaagaagagagctcaGTAGAGCCGTCGCAGGAGAAGCGTGTCGGTAGCCCAGGCGACGTAGAGGCCACCGTGGAGAACCCGGAAGAGCCTGAGGTCAAGAAGCCTCGTAAACTCTAG
- the FRS1 gene encoding phenylalanine--tRNA ligase subunit beta (ancestral locus Anc_8.33), whose amino-acid sequence MPTVSVNKKQLFELLGKEYDNKEFDELCFQFGIELDEDTTEEALKNNEEPELKIEIGANRYDLLCIEGIAQSLNEYLGRSETPKYKLLKPTTKLVVEPSTEQIRPHAAAAILRNIKFTERSYASFIALQDKLHSNICRNRSLVAMGTHDLDTIKGPFRYQALPPKEIKFIPLNQTKEFDAAELIEFYKQPGQKSNLGRFVHIIEDSPVYPVITDANNVVCSLPPLINSEHSKISLETRNVFIEITATDFTKAEIVLDQLVAMFSRYCDEAFTVEPVEIVSEHNARSRVTPNFDERQMDVSIEYINSALGLELSPEEIISCLKKMSLHARKSPDVENTLQVSIPITRPDILHPCDIMEDAAVGYGFDNMPRGGNLSNANFIASALPINKISDIFRVASSQATWLEVLPLTLCSHDENFKFLRLEDDGKQVVKLANPKTLEYQVVRTSLLPGILKTVKENRKHSLPIKVFETGDVVFKNGDIERKAYNERHWGAIYVGKASGFETIQGLLGKIMQTFRTQWLPDYGSSSTSRGYWIEEDSSLPTYFPGRGAKVMFRHKEGEDPRKIGHIGVLHPEVMNNFDIPYAASYVELNAEVFL is encoded by the coding sequence ATGCCTACCGTATCTGTGAACAAGAAACAATTATTTGAATTGTTGGGAAAAGAGTATGATAACAAGGAATTCGATGAATTGTGTTTCCAATTTGGCATTGAACTAGATGAGGATACcacagaagaagcattgaagaataaTGAAGAACCTGAACTGAAGATCGAAATCGGAGCCAACCGTTATGATCTGTTGTGTATTGAAGGTATCGCACAATCCTTAAACGAATATCTGGGCAGATCTGAAACACCAAAGTACAAGCTTCTCAAGCCAACTACCAAATTGGTCGTCGAACCTTCCACCGAGCAAATTAGACCGcatgctgctgctgcaatctTAAGAAATATTAAGTTTACGGAAAGATCTTATGCATCTTTCATTGCTTTGCAAGATAAACTACATTCGAATATATGCAGAAATAGAAGTCTTGTCGCAATGGGAACGCACGACTTGGATACCATTAAAGGTCCCTTTCGTTATCAGGCATTACCTCCAAAGGAGATTAAATTCATTCCTCTAAATCAAACGAAAGAGTTTGACGCTGCTGAATTGATTGAGTTTTACAAGCAGCCAGGTCAGAAAAGCAATTTGGGTCGTTTTGTCCATATTATCGAGGATTCACCAGTCTATCCGGTTATCACTGATGCCAACAACGTCGTTTGCTCACTGCCTCCATTGATCAACTCTGAGCACAGTAAAATCTCGTTGGAAACGCGCAACGTCTTTATCGAAATTACTGCAACAGATTTCACAAAGGCTGAGATTGTCCTAGATCAACTAGTGGCGATGTTTTCACGCTACTGTGATGAAGCTTTCACCGTGGAGCCCGTCGAAATTGTTTCGGAACACAATGCTAGGTCCAGAGTAACCCCGAACTTCGATGAAAGACAAATGGACGTTTCAATTGAGTATATCAATTCCGCTTTGGGTCTAGAGCtttctccagaagaaattatttcttgcttgaagaaaatgtCTTTGCACGCTAGAAAGTCTCCAGATGTTGAAAACACTTTACAGGTTAGTATCCCAATTACAAGACCAGATATTTTGCATCCCTGTGACATTATGGAAGACGCTGCTGTTGGCTACGGTTTCGATAACATGCCAAGGGGTGGAAACTTGTCTAACGCTAATTTCATAGCATCGGCATTGCCAATTAACAAGATATCAGATATATTCAGAGTCGCTTCTTCACAGGCGACGTGGCTGGAAGTCCTACCTCTGACGCTATGTTCTCACGATGAGAACTTCAAATTTTTAAGATTGGAGGATGACGGAAAACAAGTGGTTAAATTGGCAAATCCAAAGACATTGGAATATCAAGTTGTAAGaacttctcttcttccaggCATTCTGAAGACAGTGAAAGAGAACAGAAAACATTCCCTACCCATTAAGGTCTTCGAGACCGGGGATGTGGTGTTCAAGAATGGCGATATAGAAAGAAAGGCTTACAACGAACGCCACTGGGGTGCCATCTATGTTGGTAAAGCTTCTGGGTTCGAAACAATTCAAGGTTTGCTTGGAAAAATCATGCAAACATTTAGAACGCAGTGGCTACCAGACTATGGTTCATCTTCGACATCAAGAGGTTACTGGATAGAAGAGGATAGCTCTTTGCCAACATACTTTCCTGGTAGAGGGGCCAAGGTTATGTTTAGACATAAGGAAGGTGAGGACCCTAGAAAAATTGGTCATATTGGTGTTTTGCATCCTGAAGTGATGAACAACTTCGACATCCCATATGCCGCTTCTTATGTTGAGCTGAACGCCGAAGTTTTCTTGTAG
- a CDS encoding uncharacterized protein (ancestral locus Anc_8.37): protein MGHRLLLNGVSKGRWRPTRAQHLDDQPKSTAVCPLARRQDSLFLRFPAKMDPDHAILRVWQGSVFRHSRNPADQQPGRRSEGAARRLARDPLGQTQGNKRLAQKQACQHPEAETGHQLPFARRSPRTDRLLRRRAREAHLLPQAERCRHSRRHIQANCLQVRANRTHGRVSLQRAVAPYLKMLRTYLLPARLDCNYCPLATSPSIELKPKQESRPPEKSLFMPGLKFQLISVQSNKAILKNFSMTRMPTNRTGNNDWHWRES, encoded by the coding sequence ATGGGGCATCGACTACTGCTTAACGGCGTCTCAAAAGGCCGTTGGCGCCCCACCCGGGCTCAGCATCTCGATGATCAGCCCAAGAGCACTGCAGTATGCCCGCTCGCCCGCCGCCAAGACTCgctctttcttcgcttCCCTGCCAAAATGGATCCCGATCATGCAATCTTACGAGTCTGGCAAGGGAGCGTATTTCGCCACTCCCGCAATCCAGCTGATCAACAGCCTGGACGTCGCTCTGAAGGAGCTGCTCGCCGACTCGCTCGAGACCCGCTGGGCCAAACACAAGGAAACAAGCGATTGGCTCAAAAACAAGCTTGTCAACACCCTGAAGCTGAAACTGGTCACCAGCTACCCTTCGCAAGACGCAGCCCACGGACTGACCGCCTTCTACGTCGACGAGCCCGCGAAGCTCATCTCCTACCTCAAGCAGAACGGTGTCGTCATAGCAGGAGGCATATACAAGCCAATTGCCTCCAAGTACGTGCGAATCGGACACATGGGAGAGTCAGCCTGCAACGAGCAGTTGCACCATATCTCAAGATGCTACGAACTTATCTGCTCCCAGCTAGGCTAGACTGCAACTACTGCCCATTGGCTACGTCGCCAAGCATTGAGCTGAAGCCAAAACAGGAGTCAAGACCCCCAGAGAAGTCACTATTCATGCCTGGATTAAAATTCCAGCTTATTAGTGTTCAGTCCAATAAAGcgatattgaaaaatttttcgatgaCTCGTATGCCCACTAACAGAACAGGGAATAACGACTGGCATTGGCGAGAATCGTAG